One Nostoc sp. UHCC 0302 DNA window includes the following coding sequences:
- a CDS encoding GAF domain-containing protein, producing the protein MSQLSSDKSKSNSTTTGSEAYNAQVTANSNSQGIVDRRMTKLNSSSNLAPQQQGSLKSKAIGWAIAFTMLPVVTIGIACYFGSQSITRQITQAKQAGSADLTQVELALDKHRSSLLLETALIAVGSGALATFLINRVTRRVLSAANISNALVNRLDREEVRTLTPIVGKDELVALETNINLLQNLLPEQSWQQEVEAELSQLLIHITRRIQESLSQEDVLRTTVEEVRKAFRIDRVVIFRFESNGSGTFVEEAVAPGLPKTLWATISDPCFEVGYVEQYRNGRVRAINDIYQANLKDCHIGLLERFAVKANLIAPILKDGKLFSLLIGHQCSAPRVWQQSEIDLFAQIAAQVGFALDHARLVEQIAARGDQAQLIIDITRRIRGSLNEEDVLKTTVNEIRKAIATDRVLIYGFDKDWYGTVIAEAVLPGFPKALRANIKDPCFAEGYVEQYQAGRVRATNNIYKAGLSACHISQLEPFAVKANLVAPILKDDKLFGLLVAHHCSAPREWQQLEIDLFAQLAMQVGFALDHARLLQRIDNEGMRTQLIADITRRIRGSLNEEDVLKSTVNEIRKAIATDRVMVYGFDKDWYGTVIAEAVLPGFPKALRANIKDPCFAEGYVEQYQAGRVQATNNIYEAGLSACHISQLEPFAVKANLVAPILKDDKLFGLLIAHNCSAPREWQQWEIDLFAQLAMQVGFALDHARLLNQVEQAYVSVESAYQEQHQQKAALQHQVSELLRDSETIGETLTSWTQSQMQSVTSTYNQIQALANSSQEMLFCVEQTERQEQKLNQIVEDGQEGINQIVDSIAAIRATATEVAARVKRLEQPSQKLFQGVSLIGQVTSQIKFDAMKVALEAARTGNTGQEFAVIAEKLLSQVQQLDIDIAEIQSLVAEIYTANNAVVALIEAEQEEAIALTQGVEETQQKLNQINAIGIQVNALIEELTQGAANQIETSTAANQSILEVASIANQISEQAVTVARDLAKLTAMAQEQE; encoded by the coding sequence GCGGATCTGACACAAGTTGAACTTGCACTAGACAAACACCGCTCATCCCTGTTGCTTGAGACTGCACTGATAGCTGTGGGATCAGGGGCGCTAGCCACTTTTTTAATCAATCGTGTGACTCGTCGAGTTTTGTCTGCTGCCAATATTTCTAACGCTTTAGTCAACAGACTAGATCGGGAGGAAGTGAGGACTCTGACTCCAATTGTTGGCAAAGATGAACTAGTTGCTTTAGAAACAAACATCAACCTGCTACAAAATCTTTTGCCTGAGCAAAGCTGGCAACAAGAAGTTGAAGCTGAACTATCCCAGTTATTAATACACATAACTCGTCGCATTCAGGAATCACTTTCTCAAGAAGATGTCCTAAGAACGACTGTTGAAGAAGTCCGCAAAGCTTTTAGAATAGACCGCGTGGTCATCTTTCGCTTTGAGTCCAATGGCAGTGGAACCTTTGTGGAAGAAGCAGTAGCACCCGGTTTACCGAAGACTTTGTGGGCGACTATTTCCGATCCCTGTTTTGAAGTGGGGTATGTCGAACAGTACCGAAATGGTCGTGTCCGAGCAATTAATGATATTTATCAAGCTAACCTTAAAGATTGTCACATCGGTTTATTAGAGCGATTTGCAGTCAAAGCAAATTTAATCGCGCCCATTCTCAAAGATGGCAAACTATTCAGCTTACTAATTGGGCATCAGTGTTCTGCACCTCGTGTTTGGCAACAGTCTGAGATTGATTTGTTCGCTCAAATCGCCGCGCAAGTAGGATTTGCTCTCGACCATGCCAGGCTTGTAGAACAGATAGCCGCAAGAGGCGACCAAGCCCAATTAATTATAGATATTACCCGCCGCATTCGGGGATCACTCAACGAAGAAGATGTCCTTAAAACGACTGTCAACGAAATTCGCAAAGCGATCGCTACAGACCGAGTATTAATTTATGGCTTTGACAAAGACTGGTATGGCACAGTGATTGCTGAAGCAGTGCTTCCAGGTTTTCCCAAAGCATTGCGAGCCAACATCAAAGACCCTTGTTTTGCCGAAGGCTATGTTGAACAGTACCAAGCGGGTAGAGTCCGAGCAACCAACAATATTTATAAAGCGGGATTAAGTGCTTGCCACATCAGCCAACTCGAACCTTTTGCCGTCAAAGCAAATCTGGTTGCACCGATTCTCAAAGACGACAAGTTGTTTGGCTTACTGGTTGCTCATCACTGTTCTGCACCTCGCGAGTGGCAGCAGTTGGAAATTGATTTGTTTGCTCAGTTAGCCATGCAGGTGGGATTTGCTCTCGACCATGCGAGGCTACTGCAACGCATTGATAATGAAGGGATGCGAACTCAGTTAATAGCGGATATTACCCGCCGGATTCGGGGATCACTCAACGAAGAAGATGTTCTTAAAAGTACTGTTAACGAAATTCGTAAAGCGATCGCCACAGACCGAGTAATGGTTTATGGCTTTGACAAGGACTGGTATGGCACAGTGATTGCTGAAGCAGTACTTCCAGGTTTTCCGAAAGCATTACGAGCCAACATCAAAGACCCTTGTTTTGCCGAAGGCTATGTTGAGCAGTACCAAGCAGGTCGAGTCCAAGCAACCAACAATATCTATGAGGCGGGATTGAGTGCTTGCCACATCAGTCAACTCGAACCTTTTGCCGTTAAAGCAAATCTGGTTGCACCAATTCTCAAAGACGACAAGTTATTCGGCTTACTGATTGCTCACAACTGCTCTGCACCTCGCGAGTGGCAGCAGTGGGAAATTGATTTGTTTGCTCAGTTAGCTATGCAGGTGGGATTTGCTCTTGATCATGCTAGGCTGCTAAACCAAGTAGAACAGGCTTATGTATCTGTAGAATCTGCTTATCAAGAGCAGCACCAACAAAAAGCAGCGCTCCAGCATCAAGTCTCAGAACTTTTGCGGGATAGTGAAACTATTGGGGAAACTCTCACCTCTTGGACACAGAGCCAGATGCAGTCGGTGACATCTACCTACAATCAAATTCAAGCATTGGCTAATTCATCTCAAGAAATGCTCTTTTGTGTCGAACAAACTGAACGCCAAGAGCAAAAACTCAATCAGATAGTAGAAGACGGGCAAGAGGGAATCAATCAGATTGTAGACAGCATTGCTGCGATTCGGGCAACAGCCACGGAAGTTGCCGCCAGAGTCAAGCGCTTAGAGCAGCCTTCCCAGAAGCTCTTTCAAGGAGTAAGCCTGATTGGTCAAGTGACATCACAAATAAAGTTTGATGCCATGAAAGTCGCCCTAGAAGCAGCCCGGACTGGCAACACAGGTCAAGAGTTTGCGGTAATAGCTGAGAAACTTTTGTCACAAGTACAGCAGTTGGATATCGACATTGCAGAAATTCAATCCTTGGTTGCCGAAATTTACACAGCAAATAACGCAGTCGTGGCATTAATTGAGGCAGAACAGGAAGAAGCGATCGCTCTGACTCAAGGAGTAGAAGAAACTCAGCAAAAACTCAATCAAATTAACGCCATTGGTATTCAGGTGAACGCACTGATTGAAGAATTAACCCAAGGGGCTGCAAACCAAATCGAAACTTCAACCGCAGCCAATCAATCTATTTTGGAGGTTGCAAGTATTGCTAACCAGATATCAGAGCAAGCTGTGACAGTAGCTAGAGACTTAGCTAAGTTGACAGCAATGGCGCAAGAGCAGGAGTAG
- a CDS encoding thiamine phosphate synthase — protein MKPKEYSNSYFDESTNGVVVMVEPYSQKEQIQQVVYRILDANLDRAREGLRIIEEWCRFGLNNAQLSLECKHLRQELAKWHTSELRAARDTPGDPGTELTHPQEEQRASIKSLLQANFGRTEEALRVLEEYGKLYNLNMAKACKQMRYQVYTLESSLLGHQRHQLLWRSRLYLVTSPSENLLNTVEAALKGGLTLLQYREKTADDSIRLEQARKLRQLCHAYGALFIINDRVDLALAVDADGVHLGQQDMPIATARQLLGSQRLVGLSTTNPEEMQGAIAQDVDYIGVGPVYETPTKVGKAATGLEYVNYAAKNCPIPWFAIGGIDANNVNDVIDAGAERVAVVRSLMQAEQPTLVTQYFLSQLNRVKPEPL, from the coding sequence ATGAAACCTAAAGAATATAGTAATTCGTATTTTGATGAAAGCACTAACGGGGTTGTTGTAATGGTTGAGCCATACAGCCAAAAAGAGCAAATACAGCAAGTTGTTTACCGGATATTAGACGCCAATTTAGACCGCGCTCGTGAGGGGTTGCGAATTATCGAGGAATGGTGTCGCTTTGGTTTGAATAATGCCCAGTTGTCTCTGGAATGTAAGCATCTGCGTCAAGAGTTAGCCAAGTGGCATACCTCTGAACTGCGGGCGGCCCGTGATACCCCAGGCGATCCTGGGACTGAGCTAACCCATCCCCAAGAAGAACAACGAGCTAGCATTAAATCGTTGTTGCAAGCAAACTTTGGGCGTACAGAAGAAGCGCTGCGGGTGCTAGAAGAGTATGGCAAGCTTTACAACTTAAATATGGCAAAAGCTTGTAAACAGATGCGCTATCAGGTTTATACCCTCGAAAGTAGTTTATTGGGTCATCAGCGCCATCAATTGTTGTGGCGATCGCGTTTGTATCTGGTTACCTCCCCTAGTGAAAATTTGTTGAACACTGTCGAAGCTGCACTCAAGGGTGGATTAACGCTTTTACAGTACCGCGAGAAAACTGCCGATGATTCTATTCGTTTAGAACAAGCCAGAAAACTACGGCAGTTATGCCATGCATATGGCGCTTTGTTCATCATCAATGATCGGGTAGATTTGGCTTTAGCGGTAGATGCAGATGGGGTGCATTTGGGACAGCAAGATATGCCTATTGCCACAGCCCGCCAATTACTCGGTTCACAACGCTTGGTAGGTCTATCTACCACAAATCCAGAAGAAATGCAAGGAGCAATTGCTCAAGACGTAGATTATATCGGTGTAGGGCCAGTTTATGAAACTCCTACGAAAGTAGGTAAGGCAGCAACAGGTTTAGAATATGTGAATTATGCGGCCAAAAATTGCCCAATTCCCTGGTTTGCGATTGGGGGCATAGATGCAAATAATGTTAATGATGTAATCGATGCAGGTGCAGAACGTGTAGCAGTAGTGCGATCGCTCATGCAAGCTGAACAGCCCACTCTTGTAACACAGTATTTCCTCTCCCAACTCAATCGGGTTAAACCGGAACCTTTATAA
- the thiS gene encoding sulfur carrier protein ThiS: MSNEINFQVNGETQRCLDQTPLPDLLQQLGFNPRLVAVEYNGEILHRQFWEQTNVQQGDRLEVVTIVGGG; the protein is encoded by the coding sequence ATGTCTAATGAGATTAACTTTCAAGTAAATGGGGAAACCCAGAGATGCTTAGATCAAACTCCTTTGCCCGACTTACTTCAACAGTTGGGTTTCAATCCTCGCTTGGTAGCGGTTGAGTATAACGGCGAAATTTTACATCGCCAGTTTTGGGAGCAAACAAATGTGCAGCAAGGCGATCGCTTAGAAGTTGTCACTATAGTCGGCGGGGGATGA
- a CDS encoding glycosyltransferase family 4 protein, which yields MEHISQLTTQIREKTAYPDILVISRLFLPKEAAIGEYIYNRCLQDPKRVIVLASGCSGDKVFDQAQQFPVYRWPYSRYWCSGFMGSLLKPILNIIWSFVLAIKLYFRYHYRYIEWGHGYEFPSLLLLSYFLPIRFFIYLHGNDIVCALRNPLLRSLFKLTLKRAEGIVCNSSHTRDYLRTTFRLNTPTHVINPAIRPEKFGKAANPSNLDDLRVCVRQTYNIPETAIVILSVGKLVKHKNFDRVIDNIPLLLTIGVDVHYILCGQGPCEPELKSLANRLRVDKRVHFAGYVSDRELAGYYAACDIFAMLTVLDSKAQSMEGFGIVYLEASYFGKPVIAPRLGGVLDAVQHEENGILVNPNSGYEVFQAFNRLCQDRQLREKLGHKGKELAKRKTLHRSVY from the coding sequence ATGGAACATATTTCTCAACTGACAACACAAATCAGAGAGAAAACTGCATACCCAGATATCTTAGTGATATCTCGGCTCTTTCTACCGAAAGAAGCTGCAATTGGAGAATATATTTATAATCGATGTCTCCAAGACCCAAAGCGAGTAATTGTGCTAGCATCTGGTTGCTCAGGAGATAAAGTCTTTGACCAAGCTCAACAGTTTCCTGTATATCGCTGGCCTTATTCTAGATACTGGTGTAGTGGTTTTATGGGGAGTCTTCTGAAACCTATCCTCAATATAATCTGGTCATTTGTACTAGCAATTAAACTCTATTTTCGCTATCACTACCGATATATAGAGTGGGGCCACGGCTATGAATTTCCTTCACTATTGTTATTAAGCTATTTTCTACCTATTCGTTTTTTTATCTATCTGCATGGTAATGATATTGTTTGCGCTTTACGTAATCCCCTGTTGCGATCGCTATTTAAATTGACACTCAAACGAGCCGAAGGGATTGTTTGCAACAGTTCCCATACACGAGATTATCTCAGAACTACTTTCCGATTAAATACTCCAACCCACGTCATTAACCCAGCAATTAGACCAGAAAAATTTGGCAAGGCGGCGAATCCAAGTAATCTAGATGATTTACGTGTCTGCGTGCGCCAGACTTACAATATTCCAGAAACAGCAATAGTGATTCTCTCAGTCGGAAAGTTGGTAAAACATAAAAACTTTGACCGAGTAATTGATAATATCCCACTACTGCTGACTATTGGCGTCGATGTTCACTATATACTCTGTGGTCAAGGGCCTTGTGAACCGGAGTTGAAATCTTTAGCAAATCGCTTGCGGGTAGATAAGCGAGTCCACTTTGCTGGATATGTATCCGATCGCGAATTAGCAGGCTACTATGCAGCCTGTGACATATTTGCAATGCTGACTGTGTTAGATAGCAAAGCTCAAAGTATGGAGGGTTTTGGTATCGTTTACTTAGAAGCAAGTTACTTTGGTAAGCCTGTAATTGCCCCGCGCTTAGGCGGTGTTCTAGATGCAGTTCAGCACGAAGAGAACGGGATACTGGTTAATCCCAATTCTGGCTATGAAGTTTTTCAAGCTTTCAATCGGTTGTGTCAAGACCGACAGTTACGTGAAAAACTAGGTCACAAAGGTAAAGAATTAGCCAAGCGTAAAACTCTGCACCGTTCTGTATATTAA